GAATGATGAAGATGAGTTCGATTTATGCGAAAGAATTCGTCAAAATTTCTGAAAGACAAAGGGCCAATCCTTTAAAACCTTGATAAACAAGCCGTATTCGGCCAAATAACAAAGATTGTGAGGGCGGGTTTTTCCGTTTAATTAAAATTATGAGCAGGGTCAAAGTTGCCGTTTTAGGCGCCACCGGTTCCGTAGGTCAGCGATTCATTCAATTGCTGGATAATCATCCGTACTTTGAGGTTACACACCTCTGCGCTTCCGAGAACAGCGCGGGCAAGACGTACGGTGATGTAATGAAGACGAGATGGAAAATCTCCTCCGAAATCCCCGCTTATGCAAAGAATATCGTCATTACAACTCCCGATCCCGATAAAACGAAGGGTGTCGCATTAGCATTTTCCGGTTTGGACGCGAGTATCGCGGGCGAAGTGGAAACGAACTACGCGAACGCGGGAATTCATATCATCTCCAATTCCAAAAATCATAGAATGGACCCGACGGTTCCTCTTCTTTCCGCGGAAGTGAATGCTTCCCATTTGGATGTTCTGACTTCTCAGAAAACCAAAGGAAAAATTATTACGAACTCGAACTGCACCATCATGGGCGTTACGATTTCTCTCAAACCTCTTTATGATCGTTTCGGAATCGAATCCATTATGCTTTTTTCCATGCAGGCGATCAGCGGCGCGGGTTATCCCGGCGTTCCTACGATGGATATTTTAGGAAACGTGGTTCCGCATATCGGCGGCGAGGAAGAAAAAGCGGAGATCGAACCTCTGAAATGTTTGGGTAAAGTGGAGAATGGTAAAATCGTTCACGCCGATTTCCCGATTTCCGCGCATTGCAATCGTGTTCCGGTTTTCGACGGTCATACCGTTTGTGTTTCGGTTAAATTTAAAAAGAAACCGACTCAGGAAGAAATTCTTTCCGCTTGGAAAGAATTTTCCGGCGAACCTCAGAAGTTAGGACTGCCTTTGGCTCCGAATCCTCCGATTCTTTATAGAGAAGAAGCGGACAGACCTCAGCCGAGATTGGATCTCGAAACCGGAAAGGGAATGACGACCGTGATCGGACGTTTGCGTCCCGATCCGATCTTCGATTGGAAATATGTCGTCTTGAGCCACAACACGATCCGTGGAGCGGCGGGAGCGGCATTATTAAATGCAGAACTTCTTTACAAAAAAAATTTCCTTGGATGATACTGTCATTCCATGTTGGAACCTCAGTCTCCTGAACTCAAAGTAGCGGATTATAATACTGCATTGCAGTTGACTCAGTCACTTGAGTCCAGGGGCGATTTCCAGTACAAGGGAATTCACAAACTTCTGCTCGTAATCGGCGATTGGACGGATAAATACGTAGCGAACAAAATTCTTCCCAACGCCGATCAATTAGCGAGAGAATTGAATCTTGAAAAAGACAAGATTCTCCAATATCTCAAAGAACTCTGCACGAAATACAATCCTCCGATCGTGAAAAAAATCTGCATGGTGGATTTTAATCCGACCGGAGACGCCTCGGACGGAAAGATCGAATCCTATCTTCGATTGAATCCCGTGTTTGCAAGGCCGCAACCGACGGACGCTTCGACAAGTCATCGATATGTGGACGGGGTAAATCTCACCACGTTTTCCTCGATTCAACGTTGGGCCAAGGAAAAGAGGGTTTTTCCCGGCAAGGAAGAATTTATTAAGCGAATTCATTCCGCGATTCTCGAAAACAAACTCACGGATACGTACGCTTCCACCGAAATCGGAAGTCTGTTCAACGATCCTTTGGACGTTACTCCCGGTTTAAAGCAGGTTACGGTGAACATTCATCTCAAACCCGTTCTCAAAAAACTGGTCGAACAAAAAACACTGTTCTTTTTCAGAAACGAACAAGCCCTCAATCCGGGCAATCGCTCCGTTTTTTATTACAACGTTCAGGAAGAGATTCTCGCGAGAATCGAAGCATATAAGACTTTTCTAATGGATCGTCTCGTGCCCGAACTGCAGAAGATCGGAGCCGTGAGCGCGTTGACAGCCGAGGAAAAGGAAAACACCCGAACCTTGGTCAATTCCATTATGCCTTATCTGAGTCCCGCCTACGGCGATCAAAAAACCGCCATGGAAGAACTTCTGGCTCTCATTCACTTCGAAGAGGAAGACAAGGAGAAAAAGGAAAAGGAAGAGAAGAAGGTCAAACTCAACGAAATCCTGGATTATATCAAATCGGCGAACCGTCTCGTGGATCTGAACTTTCTCCGCTTTCGAGGACAACAGATCGAAGAGGACATACGCGCGCTCGTCGCCAATCACGAACAGATTCTTCACACCGAGTTCGCTGACAAAAACGCTTTGTACAACTACGTTCTCCATAAACTTTCCGTCGCGGGCGCGATCGAAGCCGCGAGAAAAATTTTCGCTTCGACCGGAAACGACAACGAGATCCGAATTCTCGATCGAATGAAGATCAAGGATTTCTTAGATAACCGCGAGGCCGCGGCCGCTTTCGATAAACTCGAATTATCCAGTCTGTTTAAATATCTTCCTTTTTTTACGAGGCTTTGGAGAAACATCTTCGGAAACGCGACCGTTCATAAGTTCGAAGCGGAACAGATCCGCGCACACAACGCGGTCGAACTCAACAAACGAGTCATCGAAGCGCGCACCAAAAAGATTCAGGAAGACGCTTCCAAACTCGCCGAAAAACGGGTTAAGGAAAAAGAAGCAAAAGAACTCGCGGAGAAGAATGCGCGCAAACAAGCCGCGGCTCAGTCGAAGGACGACAAAATTCCTTCGGCTCCGGTTCACAAGGAAGTCGATCCGCAAAACGCGAAACTTCTGGAACGGGTTCTCGATATTCTGGACGATTATTGGTCGAGCAGACAATATCCGGATCGAAACATTCTTCTTTACGAGATGGACGGAGAGATCGACGAGGAAGGTCTGATCAACTTTCTCAAAAAATTCGGGAAGAACGAAATCTTCTCCTTTATGGTGAGAAATCAGGAAGAACGATATACGTTTCCGATTCTCATCACCAGACGTTATCTCAAGAAAAACGGAAGGGACTTGATGGAAAAGTCTTCCTCGATCATCAACGAACAAAAAGACGCGAGTATGCCCGATCAGGATTTGTTCGACTTCTGTATTTCTCTCGACGATTTTCTGAAGAAAACCCTGCCTAAAATCTGATTCCAGATTGTCCTGAGTCCCGCTCTCCCGAATAAAGGTACTACATGAAGAGCGAATCCTCCGTATTTAGAAAAACCAAAATCATCTGCACGATCGGGCCCGCGACCGCCGATAAAAAAATGATTCAGGCTTTGGCCGAGGCGGGGATGAACGTGGCGCGTTTGAACATGTCCCACGGGAATCACGACTTTCATAGAAGTATCATTCGCAATATTAAGGCTCTCAATAAGGACGTTCTGAAAAATCCGATCGCGATTTTGTTGGATACGCAAGGTCCGGAGATCAGAACCGGAGATCTTCAAGTGGATCATCTCGATTTGAAGGTCGGAGAAACGTTCACGTTTCATATCATTCCCGGAGAAGAATCCGAAGAACAATCCGTGTTCGTAAACTACAAGGACATCGTGAAGGATTTGAAAGTCGGAGATCCGGTCACAGTGGACAACGGACTCATCAACTTGGTCGTGGAAGAGATCAACGATTCCGCTTTGAAGTGCAAGGTTCTCGACGGAGGAAGACTCGGTTCGAGAAAACATATCAATCTTCCGGGGATTCGGGTCAATCTTCCCTCGATTACCGCAAAGGATCATAAGGATATTCTTTTCGGACTCGAAGAAGACGTGGACTTTATCGCTCTTTCCTTCGTACGTTCGGTCGAAGACATCAATCAGTTAAAACAAATCATAGAAGAAAACGAAGGCCACGCGCAGATCATCGCGAAGATCGAGGATCAAGAAGCGGTTCGGAATATGAAAGAGATCGTCGCCGCGTCCGACGGCGTGATGGTCGCAAGGGGCGATCTCGGCGTGGAGGTTCCGATCGAAGAACTTCCGATTCTGCAAAGAGCCATCATCAAAGAATGCGCGCTCAGAGGAAAACGTGTCATCGTCGCGACCCACCTTTTGGAATCGATGATCAACAATCCTTCTCCCACGAGAGCGGAGGTGACGGACGTAGCAAACGCGATCTACGAAGAAGCGGATGCGATCATGTTGTCCGGCGAAACCGCGGCAGGAAAGTTTCCGGTTCGTTGTGTAGAGATGATGGACAAGATCGCACAACGTGTCGAGAAAACGGGCGGTGTGGATTACGTTAAGGATAAGATTCCTCAGGACAAAAAAGAACAGATGGCGAGATCCGCTTCCGAACTTGCGGATTCTTTAAAGTGCCCCGCGATCATCGTCATTACGAGAAGAGGAACGACCGCGCTCAACGTCGCCGGTTTTCATCCGCATTATCCTTTGATTTACGCGTTTACGAATATGACCACGGTTCGCCGTAAGCTATGGCTGACCCGCGGCGTGATTCCGTATCGAATCGACTTTTCCAGAGATCCCGAAAAGACGATTCGACTTGCGATCGAAACCCTAAAAAAAGCGGGGAGAATCGAAGATGGAGATCAGGTCGTGATCTTGTCGGATATCATCGCGGGTGAAGATCGAGTCGAAACGATTCAGATCCGGGAAGTGAAAACGTATCCCGCGGTGGACGCTTCCGACGTTTCCAAGTAAGGAAGAAGCCTCGCGTTTCGAAACGGCTCAATTTCGTTGAAAGAAAAGCCGTTGAATCTGAAATATCGTCTAACGTATCGTACGATCGTCTCACGTTCCCGAATAGGTCGAATACGCCTTTTCGAATTTTTTGTTCTTCAGGTCGTTTCGATCGATCC
This genomic stretch from Leptospira kmetyi serovar Malaysia str. Bejo-Iso9 harbors:
- the asd gene encoding aspartate-semialdehyde dehydrogenase encodes the protein MSRVKVAVLGATGSVGQRFIQLLDNHPYFEVTHLCASENSAGKTYGDVMKTRWKISSEIPAYAKNIVITTPDPDKTKGVALAFSGLDASIAGEVETNYANAGIHIISNSKNHRMDPTVPLLSAEVNASHLDVLTSQKTKGKIITNSNCTIMGVTISLKPLYDRFGIESIMLFSMQAISGAGYPGVPTMDILGNVVPHIGGEEEKAEIEPLKCLGKVENGKIVHADFPISAHCNRVPVFDGHTVCVSVKFKKKPTQEEILSAWKEFSGEPQKLGLPLAPNPPILYREEADRPQPRLDLETGKGMTTVIGRLRPDPIFDWKYVVLSHNTIRGAAGAALLNAELLYKKNFLG
- the pyk gene encoding pyruvate kinase; translation: MKSESSVFRKTKIICTIGPATADKKMIQALAEAGMNVARLNMSHGNHDFHRSIIRNIKALNKDVLKNPIAILLDTQGPEIRTGDLQVDHLDLKVGETFTFHIIPGEESEEQSVFVNYKDIVKDLKVGDPVTVDNGLINLVVEEINDSALKCKVLDGGRLGSRKHINLPGIRVNLPSITAKDHKDILFGLEEDVDFIALSFVRSVEDINQLKQIIEENEGHAQIIAKIEDQEAVRNMKEIVAASDGVMVARGDLGVEVPIEELPILQRAIIKECALRGKRVIVATHLLESMINNPSPTRAEVTDVANAIYEEADAIMLSGETAAGKFPVRCVEMMDKIAQRVEKTGGVDYVKDKIPQDKKEQMARSASELADSLKCPAIIVITRRGTTALNVAGFHPHYPLIYAFTNMTTVRRKLWLTRGVIPYRIDFSRDPEKTIRLAIETLKKAGRIEDGDQVVILSDIIAGEDRVETIQIREVKTYPAVDASDVSK